From Nicotiana tabacum cultivar K326 chromosome 15, ASM71507v2, whole genome shotgun sequence, the proteins below share one genomic window:
- the LOC107829247 gene encoding cyclin-D4-2-like isoform X1, producing MAANMNSAISSLLCAEDNNIIFGNDNNDDVGKWYLKNNQSSKQNHSFFGEENFLAVMQLQSEECVDLMIEKENQHMPCGDYLDKLRNGKLDIEIREQILDLIGKVHSHFNFWPLCLYLSVNYLDRFLSAYDLPKGKAWMIQLLAIACLSLAAKMEETIVPLSLDLQIKEAKFVFEARTIQRMELHVLSTLKWRMHAITPFTFIDYFIKKINGDQTASRSLITKAVKVILRTLKGIHFLEFKHSEIAAAVAISVVVKTETMDIEKALSALVKQVQKDRVKKCVELIQESSLLSDFDKGLTPFVPQSPIGVLDAKCLSYRSDDSGAESCANSTPNSPDTKRRKMNRTYAVDIKEWINE from the exons ATGGCAGCCAATATGAATTCTGCAATTTCTAGCCTCCTTTGTGCAGAAGATAACAATATCATTTTTGGCAATGACAATAACGATGATGTTGGAAAATGGTATCTTAAGAATAATCAAAGCAGTAAGCAAAACCATAGTTTTTTTGGGGAAGAGAATTTTTTGGCTGTTATGCAATTACAGAGTGAAGAGTGTGTGGATTTGATGATTGAGAAagagaatcaacatatgccttgTGGTGATTACCTTGACAAGTTGAGAAATGGGAAGTTGGATATTGAGATTAGAGAGCAGATTCTTGATTTGATTGGCAAG GTTCATTCACATTTCAATTTTTGGCCACTCTGTTTATATTTATCTGTGAACTACCTCGATAGGTTTCTTTCTGCCTATGATTTACCT AAGGGAAAAGCATGGATGATTCAGCTATTGGCTATAGCCTGTTTGTCTCTGGCAGCTAAAATGGAAGAGACTATAGTTCCTCTATCTCTAGATCTACAG ATAAAGGAAGCAAAATTTGTATTTGAAGCAAGAACCATACAAAGAATGGAGCTTCATGTATTAAGCACATTGAAATGGAGAATGCATGCAATCACTCCATTCACATTCATTGATTATTTCATTAAGAAGATAAATGGTGATCAAACTGCTTCAAGATCTTTAATCACTAAAGCAGTAAAAGTTATATTAAGAACACTTAAAG GAATTCACTTCTTAGAATTCAAGCACTCTGAGATTGCAGCAGCAGTAGCAATCTCTGTTGTGGTGAAAACTGAGACAATGGACATTGAGAAAGCATTATCTGCTTTAGTGAAGCAAGTACAAAAG GATAGAGTAAAGAAGTGTGTTGAATTGATTCAAGAATCATCTTTGCTAAGTGATTTTGATAAAGGTTTAACCCCTTTTGTTCCTCAAAGTCCAATTGGTGTGTTGGATGCTAAATGCCTAAGTTACAGAAGTGATGATTCAGGAGCTGAGTCATGTGCAAATTCCACACCTAATAGCCCAGATACTAAGAGGAGAAAGATGAATAGAACCTATGCAGTGGACATAAAGGAATGGATAAATGAGTGA
- the LOC107829247 gene encoding cyclin-D4-2-like isoform X2, producing the protein MAANMNSAISSLLCAEDNNIIFGNDNNDDVGKWYLKNNQSSKQNHSFFGEENFLAVMQLQSEECVDLMIEKENQHMPCGDYLDKLRNGKLDIEIREQILDLIGKVHSHFNFWPLCLYLSVNYLDRFLSAYDLPGKAWMIQLLAIACLSLAAKMEETIVPLSLDLQIKEAKFVFEARTIQRMELHVLSTLKWRMHAITPFTFIDYFIKKINGDQTASRSLITKAVKVILRTLKGIHFLEFKHSEIAAAVAISVVVKTETMDIEKALSALVKQVQKDRVKKCVELIQESSLLSDFDKGLTPFVPQSPIGVLDAKCLSYRSDDSGAESCANSTPNSPDTKRRKMNRTYAVDIKEWINE; encoded by the exons ATGGCAGCCAATATGAATTCTGCAATTTCTAGCCTCCTTTGTGCAGAAGATAACAATATCATTTTTGGCAATGACAATAACGATGATGTTGGAAAATGGTATCTTAAGAATAATCAAAGCAGTAAGCAAAACCATAGTTTTTTTGGGGAAGAGAATTTTTTGGCTGTTATGCAATTACAGAGTGAAGAGTGTGTGGATTTGATGATTGAGAAagagaatcaacatatgccttgTGGTGATTACCTTGACAAGTTGAGAAATGGGAAGTTGGATATTGAGATTAGAGAGCAGATTCTTGATTTGATTGGCAAG GTTCATTCACATTTCAATTTTTGGCCACTCTGTTTATATTTATCTGTGAACTACCTCGATAGGTTTCTTTCTGCCTATGATTTACCT GGAAAAGCATGGATGATTCAGCTATTGGCTATAGCCTGTTTGTCTCTGGCAGCTAAAATGGAAGAGACTATAGTTCCTCTATCTCTAGATCTACAG ATAAAGGAAGCAAAATTTGTATTTGAAGCAAGAACCATACAAAGAATGGAGCTTCATGTATTAAGCACATTGAAATGGAGAATGCATGCAATCACTCCATTCACATTCATTGATTATTTCATTAAGAAGATAAATGGTGATCAAACTGCTTCAAGATCTTTAATCACTAAAGCAGTAAAAGTTATATTAAGAACACTTAAAG GAATTCACTTCTTAGAATTCAAGCACTCTGAGATTGCAGCAGCAGTAGCAATCTCTGTTGTGGTGAAAACTGAGACAATGGACATTGAGAAAGCATTATCTGCTTTAGTGAAGCAAGTACAAAAG GATAGAGTAAAGAAGTGTGTTGAATTGATTCAAGAATCATCTTTGCTAAGTGATTTTGATAAAGGTTTAACCCCTTTTGTTCCTCAAAGTCCAATTGGTGTGTTGGATGCTAAATGCCTAAGTTACAGAAGTGATGATTCAGGAGCTGAGTCATGTGCAAATTCCACACCTAATAGCCCAGATACTAAGAGGAGAAAGATGAATAGAACCTATGCAGTGGACATAAAGGAATGGATAAATGAGTGA